One genomic region from Microcystis panniformis FACHB-1757 encodes:
- a CDS encoding TIGR03279 family radical SAM protein gives MSELTIRPAKITGVIPDSIAAEVGFEIGDALVSINGNRPRDLIDYQFLCADEFLTLEVLDSQGKTHQVKIEKDYHEDLGLEFETALFDGLIQCNNKCPFCFIDQQPEGKRETLYYKDDDYRLSFLYGSYLTLTNLTSKEWQRIEKMRISPLFVSVHATEPDLRIRLLKNPRAGQILDHLKWLQARQLQIHAQVVVCPNINDGIHLERTLLDLVSFHRGDIPCVESVAVVPVGLTRFRPQEDQLIPVSQEKAREVIEQVQTLQKQFRQEFGSNVVWLADEWFLIARVDLPPQSHYEDYPQIGNGVGSIRQFIRDFQKTAKKLLPAQITPSRRLIWVVGNAVEQAFQPLVQQLNKVRGLTVELVTLNSDYWGQEITVTGLLTGQDLLKGLQGKNLGDGVLLPSLMLKHGEAVFLDDLTLETVINQLGVPIYPVLGVEELIKTCLTLNPFNKS, from the coding sequence ATGAGTGAATTAACTATTCGTCCAGCTAAAATTACTGGTGTCATCCCAGATTCGATCGCCGCCGAGGTGGGTTTTGAAATCGGGGATGCGCTCGTCTCTATCAATGGTAATCGTCCCCGGGACTTAATCGATTATCAATTTTTATGTGCCGATGAATTTTTAACCCTAGAAGTGCTTGATAGTCAGGGCAAAACTCATCAAGTAAAAATCGAAAAAGATTATCATGAAGACTTAGGTTTAGAGTTTGAAACTGCCCTTTTTGATGGCTTAATTCAGTGTAATAATAAATGTCCTTTTTGCTTTATAGATCAACAACCAGAGGGCAAAAGAGAAACTTTATACTATAAAGATGATGACTATCGCTTAAGTTTTCTCTATGGCAGTTATTTAACCTTAACTAATCTCACCTCAAAAGAATGGCAGCGGATCGAAAAGATGCGAATATCACCGCTTTTTGTGTCCGTTCATGCCACGGAACCCGATCTGAGGATTCGTCTCTTAAAAAATCCCCGCGCTGGTCAAATTTTAGACCATTTAAAATGGCTACAAGCCAGACAATTACAAATTCATGCCCAAGTGGTAGTTTGTCCCAATATTAATGATGGCATTCATCTCGAAAGAACCCTGTTAGATCTGGTTTCTTTTCATCGGGGGGATATTCCCTGTGTGGAGTCGGTTGCCGTAGTTCCCGTGGGATTAACCCGCTTTCGTCCCCAAGAAGATCAATTAATTCCCGTTAGCCAAGAAAAAGCGCGAGAAGTGATTGAACAAGTCCAAACTTTACAGAAACAATTTCGTCAAGAATTTGGCAGTAATGTGGTGTGGTTAGCCGATGAATGGTTTTTAATTGCCCGAGTCGATTTACCCCCTCAATCTCACTACGAAGACTATCCCCAAATCGGTAACGGAGTTGGCTCGATTCGTCAATTTATTAGGGATTTCCAGAAGACAGCCAAGAAGTTATTACCTGCTCAAATTACTCCATCTAGACGGTTAATATGGGTAGTGGGAAATGCGGTAGAACAAGCTTTTCAACCCCTAGTTCAACAGTTAAATAAGGTGCGGGGTTTAACCGTGGAATTAGTGACTTTAAATAGTGATTATTGGGGGCAGGAAATCACGGTTACGGGTTTATTAACCGGGCAAGATCTTCTCAAAGGATTACAAGGTAAAAATCTTGGGGATGGGGTTTTATTACCCTCCCTCATGCTCAAGCATGGGGAAGCGGTATTTTTAGATGATCTCACCCTAGAAACTGTTATTAATCAGTTAGGAGTCCCTATTTATCCAGTTCTGGGAGTGGAGGAATTAATTAAAACTTGTCTTACTCTCAATCCCTTCAACAAATCCTAA
- a CDS encoding MlaE family lipid ABC transporter permease subunit, with product MPRKSDAAGGLSLWFQRLGAAGLLAGQTFLHILNGKIHRRNTLEQMSIVGPESLTIALITAAFVGMVFTIQVAREFIFFGAGSFVGGVLSLALTRELAPVLTAVVVAGRVGSAFAAEIGTMRVTEQIDALYILKTDPIDYLVIPRVIACSLMLPLLTIISLVTGLLGGLLISDSLYGISYSLFLQSAQNFLETWDLISSMFKSLIFGILIAIIGCSWGLTTTGGAKGVGQSTTTAVVTSLLAIFVANFFLSWLMFQGTGNVEIG from the coding sequence ATGCCAAGAAAAAGTGATGCTGCCGGTGGTTTAAGTTTATGGTTCCAACGTTTGGGGGCTGCCGGTTTATTAGCGGGACAAACTTTTTTACATATTCTTAATGGCAAAATCCACCGGCGTAATACTCTGGAACAAATGAGTATTGTTGGACCAGAATCCTTGACAATTGCCCTAATTACTGCTGCTTTTGTGGGTATGGTTTTCACTATTCAGGTAGCCAGAGAATTTATTTTTTTTGGGGCGGGTAGTTTTGTTGGGGGAGTCCTTTCCTTGGCTTTAACCAGGGAATTAGCCCCGGTTTTAACCGCGGTGGTGGTGGCGGGGAGAGTTGGCTCGGCTTTTGCCGCCGAAATTGGTACAATGCGAGTAACAGAACAAATTGACGCTTTATATATTTTAAAAACCGATCCGATCGATTATTTGGTCATTCCCCGGGTGATTGCCTGTAGTTTAATGTTACCCCTGCTCACTATTATCTCTTTAGTCACGGGATTACTCGGTGGTTTATTGATTTCTGATAGTCTTTACGGTATTTCCTATTCCCTATTCTTACAATCAGCCCAAAATTTTCTGGAAACATGGGATTTAATTAGTTCTATGTTCAAGTCCCTTATTTTTGGGATTTTAATTGCTATTATCGGCTGCAGTTGGGGTTTAACCACCACCGGCGGTGCTAAAGGAGTTGGTCAATCTACTACCACGGCTGTGGTAACTTCTTTATTAGCGATTTTTGTGGCTAATTTTTTCCTCTCTTGGCTGATGTTTCAAGGGACTGGTAATGTGGAAATCGGCTAA